The following coding sequences are from one Lasioglossum baleicum chromosome 18, iyLasBale1, whole genome shotgun sequence window:
- the LOC143218016 gene encoding uncharacterized protein LOC143218016: MAGAPFKDDSDAERRFTLLLIALYRDCPELWKVKSKDYFNQNKKHISQQKIVDALSQFKPDFTVEKFKKKINTLRTNFNKDFKAIENAKRSGASIDEIPNPKTWYFDDMLFIKDQLDVAETESSERQTDPPRKKARKLNEPEDLISLARKHLEQPQTDYDKIASAWAVELQKMKPQQQLFAKKAINDILFEGQMGTLHRDSVEINSLSRTSTAYSIMHSSPTS; the protein is encoded by the exons ATGGCTGGCGCACCATTTAAAGACgattccgacgcggaaagaaggTTTACTTTGTTGCTTATTGCGTTATACCGTGATTGCCCAGAACTGTGGAAAGTGAAATCGAAAGATTACTTCAACCAAAACAAGAAACACATTTCTCAGCAAAAAATAGTTGACGCGTTGAGTCAGTTCAAACCCGATTTCACCGTTGAAAAGTTCAAGAAGAAAATAAACACTTTACGTACCAATTTCAACAAAGACTTCAAGGCAATTGAAAACGCGAAGCGATCAGGTGCATCAATCGACGAGATCCCAAATCCGAAGACCTGGTATTTCGACGACATGCTGTTTATAAAGGACCAACTAGACGTAGCAGAAACTGAAAGTTCAGAG CGCCAAACTGATCCTCCAAGAAAGAAGGCAAGGAAACTTAACGAGCCCGAAGATTTAATATCGCTAGCACGCAAACACCTTGAACAACCTCAAACTGACTATGACAAAATTGCTTCAGCTTGGGCAGTAGAACTTCAGAAAATGAAGCCGCAGCAACAATTGTTTGCAAAAAAGGCCATTAATGATATATTGTTTGAAGGTCAAATGGGCACTCTGCACAGGGATTCCGTGGAAATTAACTCTTTAAGTCGCACATCTACTGCATATAGCATTATGCATTCAAGCCCAACTTCATGA
- the Csp1 gene encoding chemosensory protein 1: MRSWKSLLFMTFAMSAILAVTFAEEEEEVSEERYTSKYDYIDVDDILGNEKLRKQYEKCYLEEGPCSTPESLYFKERFPDAFTTNCKKCTPKQLEFFDKVVAWYTENEPELWKTIVERTLNKAKERAEKKKLKQQQQ; encoded by the exons ATGCGTTCATGGAAGAGTTTACTATTTATGACGTTCGCGATGTCGGCGATTTTGGCAGTGACGTTTgctgaggaagaagaagaagtatcGGAGGAGAGGTATACTTCGAAATATGATTACATCGATGTCGATGACATCCTGGGGAACGAGAAACTCAGAAAGCAGTACGAAAAATGTTACTTGGAAGAAGGACCGTGCTCTACACCGGAGTCACTATATTTCAAAG AGCGTTTCCCGGATGCCTTCACAACGAACTGCAAAAAGTGCACGCCGAAGCAACTGGAATTTTTCGACAAAGTTGTGGCGTGGTACACGGAGAATGAGCCGGAATTGTGGAAGACCATCGTCGAGAGAACCCTGAACAAGGCAAAGGAAAGGGCTGAGAAGAAAAAGctgaaacaacaacaacaataa